In Flavivirga abyssicola, the following are encoded in one genomic region:
- a CDS encoding ArnT family glycosyltransferase, producing the protein MEGSSSKHTLNKPIFYLLSTLVLLIIRVFINAVLPLMDKTEARYAEIARIMSETNNWITLQIDYNIPFWAKPPLSTWLSAFSINLFGVTEFAVRLPSLIFAILIIFMIGKYSKQQGLPFFLPAFILLTIPEFLLHAGVVSTDMSLCFCVVLTMLSFWESSKTEKRTVWNYLFFVGLGLGLLAKGPIIIILTLPPLCLWLLFFKDHIKVIRKMPWLIGTLIVIIISIPWYYFAEKASPGFWDYFIVGEHFKRFLDSSWSGDKYGFPKSQPIGMIWVFLILFTLPWMILVIKKIWTARLNLKTNKWLLFLMLWLLWTPIFFTISKSLIHPYIMPVMIPLALLIVFWWSSITLQKTYLITSLIIPIIAVIFFTVSLQNKSLEFYSKTDKYLLNDKADDSIPVYHLHKKSYSSRFYSNGKIKLMTSNQFNEALQTRTPFLLIISHRDTLSLKKEQKTKLKKIQSNKYKSIYSYQ; encoded by the coding sequence ATGGAAGGCAGTTCTTCAAAGCATACTTTAAATAAGCCTATATTTTATTTATTAAGCACATTGGTTTTATTAATAATAAGGGTTTTTATTAATGCTGTGCTTCCTCTAATGGATAAAACTGAGGCTCGATATGCCGAGATTGCCCGAATCATGTCCGAGACCAATAATTGGATAACGCTACAAATTGATTATAACATCCCTTTTTGGGCCAAACCACCCTTATCAACCTGGCTATCTGCTTTTAGTATAAACCTCTTCGGGGTAACAGAATTTGCGGTAAGATTACCTTCTTTAATATTTGCCATTTTAATAATTTTTATGATTGGTAAATACTCTAAGCAACAAGGATTACCTTTCTTCTTACCTGCCTTTATTCTGTTAACCATTCCTGAGTTTTTATTACATGCTGGTGTTGTCTCTACAGACATGTCACTTTGTTTTTGCGTTGTGCTAACCATGCTTTCTTTTTGGGAAAGTAGTAAAACTGAAAAAAGAACTGTTTGGAATTATTTATTCTTCGTAGGGCTAGGATTAGGGTTATTGGCAAAAGGTCCGATTATTATCATTTTAACTTTGCCTCCTCTGTGTCTCTGGCTATTGTTTTTTAAAGACCATATAAAAGTAATAAGAAAAATGCCTTGGCTAATAGGCACACTTATCGTCATTATAATAAGTATCCCCTGGTATTATTTTGCCGAAAAAGCGAGTCCTGGCTTTTGGGACTATTTTATAGTAGGCGAACACTTTAAACGTTTTTTGGATTCTAGTTGGAGCGGTGATAAATATGGTTTTCCAAAATCTCAACCTATAGGCATGATATGGGTATTCCTTATTTTATTTACACTGCCGTGGATGATCTTAGTTATTAAAAAAATATGGACTGCGCGACTTAATCTAAAAACAAACAAATGGTTATTGTTTCTCATGTTATGGCTGTTATGGACCCCTATTTTCTTTACCATTTCCAAAAGTCTAATCCACCCATACATCATGCCTGTTATGATCCCTTTAGCATTGTTGATTGTTTTTTGGTGGAGCTCCATAACATTGCAAAAAACGTATTTAATAACCAGTTTAATAATACCAATAATTGCGGTTATCTTCTTCACAGTCTCTCTTCAGAATAAAAGTCTAGAGTTTTATAGTAAGACCGACAAATATTTGTTGAATGATAAAGCTGATGACAGTATTCCTGTTTATCATTTGCATAAGAAAAGTTATTCTAGCAGATTTTATTCAAATGGGAAAATTAAATTAATGACTTCAAATCAATTCAATGAAGCATTGCAAACAAGAACGCCTTTTTTACTAATTATTTCGCATCGTGATACGCTTTCATTAAAAAAAGAGCAAAAAACCAAGTTAAAAAAAATACAGTCTAATAAATACAAAAGCATCTATTCTTATCAATAA
- a CDS encoding GDCCVxC domain-containing (seleno)protein: MPLEATISCPYCNHKMNAKMSETSIHFIHECGNCKKILRPLDGSCCIFCSYGNTKCPSSQKVLEG; the protein is encoded by the coding sequence ATGCCATTAGAAGCTACTATTTCTTGCCCCTATTGTAACCATAAAATGAACGCAAAAATGTCCGAAACCAGTATTCATTTTATACACGAATGCGGTAATTGCAAAAAAATATTGAGACCGTTAGATGGTAGCTGCTGTATTTTTTGTTCTTATGGTAATACTAAATGTCCTAGTTCTCAAAAGGTCTTAGAAGGATAA
- a CDS encoding response regulator transcription factor → MKILIAEDEITLQESIVKFLNRDAHICETASDYYEAISKVSIYEYDLILLDINLITGNGLDLLKLIKKEGKKIPVIIISANNSLDDKVEGLDLGADDYLTKPFHLTELNSRIKAVMRRGKYDGDSNISFNEIKIKTEAMQAYVNEKPIQLTKKEYDLLVYFITNKNRVLSKEVIAEHLWGDNIDTVDSFDFIYVHINHLRKKLTDVAANYIRTVYRIGYKFTDEDM, encoded by the coding sequence ATGAAAATATTAATCGCTGAGGATGAAATAACATTACAAGAATCTATCGTTAAATTTTTAAATAGAGATGCTCACATATGTGAAACTGCTTCTGATTATTATGAAGCGATCTCCAAAGTCTCTATATATGAATACGACCTCATTCTTTTAGATATAAATTTAATAACCGGTAATGGATTGGATTTATTAAAACTAATAAAAAAAGAGGGTAAAAAAATTCCTGTAATTATTATTTCGGCAAATAACTCGCTTGATGACAAAGTAGAAGGATTAGATTTAGGGGCTGATGATTATTTAACGAAGCCTTTTCATCTTACGGAACTAAATTCACGTATTAAAGCTGTGATGCGAAGAGGTAAATATGATGGAGATTCCAATATCTCTTTTAACGAAATAAAAATTAAAACAGAAGCCATGCAAGCTTATGTTAATGAAAAACCAATACAGTTAACTAAAAAAGAGTATGATTTACTGGTTTATTTTATTACTAATAAAAACAGAGTACTTTCAAAAGAAGTTATCGCAGAACATCTATGGGGCGATAATATCGATACTGTTGATAGTTTTGACTTCATCTATGTACACATCAATCATTTACGAAAAAAACTAACAGATGTCGCTGCTAACTATATTAGAACCGTTTATAGAATTGGGTACAAATTTACGGATGAAGACATGTAA
- a CDS encoding glycosyltransferase family 9 protein, with protein sequence MNQRKKLLKRINVYKRKFMHAITKNISNTKVPNKGETINVNEIKNILICRPNHRLGNQLLTSPLVKEVISTFPNCKVDLIVNGGLSPIIFKNYNPVDKIIQLPKRPFKYPLHYLKGCLSVRKRKYDIAINGASDSSSGKLFTLLSASKHKIIGNPDENKHLIHNTEHHMAKEQIYLLREYLTLFGHKSKNVIPSLDIKLDPAEINHGKKIVDQLAVNKQNKSISIFTYATDKKCYSESWWLSFYEKLKAEFNDYNILEILPVENVSQIQFKASSFYSKDIREIAAVIANTEIFIGADSGIMHLASASQTTTIGLFSVSNIKRYHPYSNNSTAVNTNMESTDDIIKKVKNSLNPIKKLAV encoded by the coding sequence ATGAATCAGCGCAAAAAACTTTTAAAAAGAATAAATGTTTACAAGAGGAAATTCATGCATGCTATTACCAAAAACATTTCTAACACCAAGGTTCCCAATAAAGGCGAGACCATAAATGTAAATGAAATAAAAAACATCCTAATTTGTAGACCAAACCATAGGTTAGGCAATCAACTACTTACTTCGCCTTTGGTAAAGGAAGTTATTTCAACATTTCCAAATTGTAAAGTTGATTTAATTGTAAATGGTGGGCTGTCTCCCATTATTTTTAAAAATTACAATCCTGTAGATAAGATTATCCAATTACCAAAAAGGCCTTTTAAATATCCCCTACACTATTTAAAAGGATGCCTATCTGTAAGAAAAAGAAAATATGATATCGCTATTAATGGAGCAAGCGATTCATCTTCAGGGAAGTTATTTACTCTATTATCCGCTTCAAAACATAAAATAATAGGTAATCCTGATGAAAATAAGCATCTTATACATAACACTGAACATCATATGGCAAAAGAACAAATCTATTTGTTAAGGGAATACCTAACCTTGTTTGGTCATAAAAGCAAAAACGTTATTCCTTCATTAGATATAAAGCTTGATCCTGCAGAAATAAATCATGGAAAAAAAATTGTAGACCAATTAGCTGTTAACAAACAAAATAAAAGTATTAGCATATTTACTTATGCTACGGATAAAAAGTGCTACAGTGAATCCTGGTGGCTCTCTTTTTACGAAAAATTAAAAGCTGAATTTAATGACTATAATATTCTTGAAATTTTACCTGTAGAAAATGTCTCCCAGATTCAATTTAAGGCTTCTTCATTTTATAGTAAGGATATTCGAGAAATAGCGGCTGTAATTGCTAACACAGAAATTTTTATTGGTGCAGATAGCGGTATTATGCATTTAGCATCTGCATCGCAAACCACAACCATTGGATTGTTTTCGGTTTCTAATATAAAGAGATACCATCCTTATAGTAATAATAGTACTGCTGTTAACACAAACATGGAATCAACAGACGATATTATTAAAAAAGTAAAAAACAGTTTAAATCCAATAAAAAAACTAGCAGTTTAA
- a CDS encoding SMP-30/gluconolactonase/LRE family protein, with translation MIPSLVFHSDSELLEGPVFDEKNNDLYFVSIFDCLVYYYNPATKEILSIKLDSPVSCVFLLEKKVILVSSKNGFFEIDFNTLQKKFVFQIDIDNAVRYNDGIKDPIGRIIIGTMGYPEVKEKIGHVFSYHKGEYKTIINNTTISNGLAFSLDNKFLYFIDTPTKKVAKYSYDIETGEVEFISNVIEFKGASSPDGMCIDKNGMLWIAEWGGGCISKWNPLNGEKIEDIKLPCTNVTSCCFDNDSNLYITTAKDDLNEDIYGGGLFYVKLNKI, from the coding sequence ATGATTCCATCTTTAGTTTTTCATTCTGACTCAGAACTTTTAGAAGGCCCTGTTTTTGACGAAAAAAACAATGACCTTTATTTTGTATCCATTTTTGATTGTTTGGTATATTATTATAACCCTGCAACTAAAGAGATTCTAAGTATAAAATTAGATTCTCCTGTTAGCTGTGTGTTTTTATTAGAAAAAAAAGTAATCTTAGTGTCGTCTAAAAATGGCTTTTTCGAAATAGACTTCAACACATTACAAAAGAAATTTGTTTTTCAAATTGATATAGATAATGCTGTAAGATATAATGATGGCATCAAAGATCCCATTGGAAGGATTATTATAGGAACCATGGGATACCCTGAAGTTAAAGAGAAAATAGGACACGTTTTTTCATATCATAAAGGTGAGTATAAAACCATTATTAACAATACCACTATTTCTAATGGTTTAGCCTTTTCACTGGATAATAAATTTCTTTACTTTATTGATACACCAACAAAAAAAGTAGCAAAGTATTCTTATGATATAGAAACTGGCGAGGTGGAATTTATATCAAACGTCATAGAGTTTAAGGGAGCAAGTAGTCCTGACGGCATGTGCATTGATAAAAATGGTATGCTATGGATTGCTGAATGGGGAGGCGGATGCATCTCTAAGTGGAATCCGTTAAACGGAGAAAAAATAGAGGACATAAAATTACCATGCACAAATGTCACGTCGTGTTGTTTTGATAATGATTCTAACTTATATATAACAACTGCCAAGGATGACCTTAATGAGGATATCTACGGAGGCGGGTTGTTTTACGTTAAACTGAATAAAATTTGA
- a CDS encoding phosphatase PAP2 family protein, translating into MLPVLKHTCNAFTTVWLLTILLVNCFYSFSQNKTIETAGDVILFTAPVAAVTTTLLFKDKKGRWQFTKGAILSSIITYGLKLSINKSRPDASNENSFPSGHTSVTFQAASFIHKRYGFKKSIPFYVLAGFTAFSRIDAKKHDHWDILVGALVGIGSSYLFTTPYQKKKLSLSFSNNNNNYLIGFKYKF; encoded by the coding sequence ATGCTACCAGTCTTAAAACATACGTGTAATGCTTTCACAACAGTTTGGCTATTAACCATTCTACTTGTTAATTGTTTCTATTCGTTTTCACAAAACAAAACCATAGAAACTGCAGGAGATGTTATACTATTTACCGCTCCTGTTGCTGCAGTTACAACGACTTTGTTATTCAAAGATAAAAAAGGGCGTTGGCAATTCACCAAAGGAGCCATCCTTTCAAGTATTATTACTTATGGTTTAAAGTTATCGATTAACAAATCAAGACCAGACGCGAGCAACGAAAACTCATTTCCTTCGGGTCATACATCTGTTACTTTCCAAGCAGCTTCATTTATTCATAAAAGATACGGCTTTAAAAAAAGTATCCCATTTTATGTTTTGGCTGGATTTACAGCTTTTAGCAGGATAGATGCTAAAAAACATGACCATTGGGACATACTTGTTGGTGCTCTTGTTGGTATTGGCAGTTCTTACCTGTTTACAACACCTTATCAAAAGAAAAAACTCAGTCTTTCTTTTTCAAATAATAACAATAATTACCTCATAGGTTTTAAATATAAATTTTAA
- a CDS encoding TonB-dependent receptor — MKSILIGILLFISSASMAQGSMIQGRVIDDNGINISGAIVVIESINRQTSTDIQGNFFLLDLNEGHYTLKIYYSGYKTLEKEIKLEAHHRNIEIFTLTTNSVLLDDVVLNVYLNDNRLRDINSQKNKANITNVVSIDQTGKFPDANIGDALKRIPGITMQVKEGEAQDIIIRGLAPELNSVTINGSRAPSTNGDNRSVQLDVIPTDMIESIEVAKALTPDMEADALGGSVNLITRTAPHGFRLSTTLGSGINLISDKRIWNTNFLIGSRSKNKKFGWMISATVNDNDYGSHSIEAEWGNTLEYNTGNTNMQGEAIIEEVDVSPYTNTLLEQTFFLQRVRRSLAANFEYMFNNNHTVFFKSFLNWRDDRENRFVFESEILDPIDIAQENFTLNGTNLINFPVEISRQTIGGANSSRSKNGRLEVKRLQNFSVGGTHLFKNVKTDWLASFADASEKVNERLAEYKSEYSVFNDVSNTRFPFLRPLDLDDANNLSNFEFEEIVEEVLFNKEEDFNFLVNTEIPSSILGFNDGTIKFGLKNRFKYKARNNDFTFFDFEDDYPTLGDVPVTNYSDPDFLVGEKYKSGFFADKKWLSGLNLINGETIGEEFLRQHYSIKENVFASYMMLNEKIKDKLHVVAGARLEHTNIKAKANNIENPDDFNRVTNEKSYTNILPGIHLKYNFSKQSIIKFAWTNTLARPNYVDLVPTLEIVLADEEIILGNPELDATTSMNFDISAEHYFKSFGIISAGLFYKNIKGFIYTFKSETTDDRFGSGTSGFTTFKPLNGDSASLFGAEIAFQKRLSFLPGFAKNFNVNINYTYIDSNANGIRNSKGEERDDLDLPNTARHTLNTALGYDDKMLSTRLALNFSDRYIENIGGNSFEDIYYDKQLFLDFNINYVLKKHLSIYVAVNNITNQPLRLYQGISARTAQAEYYDRRFAFGLKYDLFKKQK; from the coding sequence ATGAAAAGCATTTTAATAGGTATCCTATTGTTCATCAGTTCGGCTTCCATGGCACAAGGGAGTATGATACAAGGCCGGGTTATTGATGATAACGGAATTAACATTTCCGGAGCTATAGTCGTTATAGAAAGTATTAACAGACAAACGTCAACAGACATTCAAGGAAACTTTTTTCTTTTAGATTTAAATGAGGGACACTATACCTTAAAAATCTATTATTCGGGTTATAAAACATTAGAAAAAGAAATAAAGCTAGAAGCACATCATAGAAATATTGAAATTTTTACATTAACGACAAATAGTGTATTGTTAGACGATGTGGTTTTAAATGTTTATTTAAATGATAATCGTTTAAGAGACATTAATTCACAAAAGAATAAAGCGAATATCACTAATGTTGTATCTATAGACCAAACAGGTAAATTTCCTGATGCGAATATAGGAGATGCTTTAAAAAGAATTCCTGGAATCACCATGCAGGTAAAAGAGGGAGAAGCACAGGACATCATAATAAGAGGGCTCGCCCCCGAGCTAAATTCCGTTACGATTAATGGTAGTAGGGCGCCTTCTACAAATGGTGATAATAGAAGCGTTCAATTAGATGTTATTCCTACAGATATGATTGAGTCTATAGAAGTAGCTAAAGCACTTACACCCGATATGGAAGCTGATGCATTAGGCGGGTCTGTAAATTTAATTACCAGAACAGCACCACATGGGTTTAGGCTTTCTACGACATTAGGCTCAGGGATTAATTTAATTTCAGACAAACGCATCTGGAATACTAATTTTTTAATAGGTAGCCGATCTAAAAATAAAAAGTTTGGTTGGATGATTTCGGCTACCGTGAATGATAATGATTATGGATCGCATAGTATTGAAGCGGAATGGGGCAATACTTTGGAGTATAATACAGGAAACACAAATATGCAGGGTGAAGCCATTATAGAAGAAGTAGATGTTTCTCCATATACAAACACATTATTAGAGCAGACATTTTTTTTACAAAGAGTTCGCCGTAGTCTTGCTGCAAACTTTGAGTATATGTTTAATAATAACCACACCGTATTTTTTAAGTCTTTTTTAAATTGGAGAGATGATAGAGAAAATAGGTTTGTTTTTGAGAGCGAAATATTGGATCCAATTGATATCGCACAGGAAAATTTTACTTTAAACGGAACCAACCTTATTAACTTTCCAGTTGAAATTAGCAGGCAAACCATTGGGGGAGCAAATAGTAGCAGAAGCAAAAATGGACGTTTAGAAGTTAAAAGATTGCAAAACTTTAGTGTAGGAGGGACTCATTTATTTAAAAATGTAAAAACGGATTGGTTAGCTTCATTCGCTGATGCTTCAGAAAAGGTTAACGAGCGATTAGCTGAATATAAATCTGAATACAGTGTATTTAACGATGTTTCAAATACTCGATTTCCTTTTTTAAGACCATTAGATTTAGATGATGCAAATAATTTATCAAATTTTGAATTTGAAGAAATAGTAGAAGAAGTATTATTTAATAAAGAAGAAGACTTTAATTTCTTAGTTAATACTGAAATACCGTCAAGTATATTGGGATTTAATGATGGTACTATAAAATTTGGATTAAAAAATAGATTTAAGTATAAAGCAAGAAATAATGATTTTACGTTTTTCGATTTTGAAGACGACTATCCAACCTTGGGCGATGTTCCTGTAACGAATTATTCAGATCCCGATTTTTTAGTTGGTGAAAAATATAAATCTGGATTTTTTGCAGATAAAAAGTGGTTGAGTGGTTTGAATTTGATTAATGGTGAAACCATAGGAGAGGAGTTTTTAAGACAACATTATTCGATTAAAGAAAATGTCTTTGCCAGTTATATGATGCTTAATGAAAAAATAAAAGATAAACTACATGTGGTAGCTGGAGCTAGGTTGGAACATACAAATATTAAAGCGAAAGCAAATAATATTGAGAATCCAGATGATTTTAATAGGGTTACTAATGAGAAATCATACACAAACATATTGCCTGGAATTCATTTAAAATATAATTTTTCTAAACAATCCATTATAAAGTTTGCCTGGACTAATACTTTGGCAAGGCCTAATTATGTCGATTTAGTTCCAACATTAGAGATTGTATTGGCAGATGAAGAAATTATACTTGGTAATCCAGAGTTGGATGCAACAACTTCTATGAATTTTGATATTTCGGCAGAACATTATTTTAAATCTTTTGGCATTATATCTGCAGGGCTTTTTTATAAAAATATCAAAGGTTTTATCTATACTTTTAAAAGTGAAACCACAGATGATAGATTTGGATCAGGAACCAGCGGGTTTACAACGTTTAAGCCACTTAATGGTGATAGCGCATCACTTTTTGGTGCAGAAATTGCTTTTCAAAAACGACTTTCTTTTTTGCCTGGGTTTGCCAAAAACTTTAATGTCAATATTAATTATACCTATATAGACTCTAACGCAAATGGAATAAGAAATTCAAAAGGGGAGGAGCGAGATGATTTAGACCTTCCCAATACTGCCAGACATACTTTAAATACAGCTTTGGGTTATGATGATAAGATGTTAAGCACCCGATTAGCGTTAAACTTTTCCGACAGATATATTGAAAATATAGGAGGTAATAGTTTTGAAGATATTTATTATGACAAACAGCTATTTTTAGACTTTAACATAAATTATGTGTTAAAAAAACATTTAAGTATTTATGTAGCAGTAAATAATATAACAAATCAACCACTTCGATTATATCAGGGAATATCCGCAAGAACTGCACAGGCTGAGTACTATGATAGAAGATTTGCTTTTGGGTTAAAATATGACCTTTTTAAAAAACAAAAATGA
- a CDS encoding SDR family NAD(P)-dependent oxidoreductase — protein MKTVMILGGTKGVGKEILKSCLKKGYNVSFCGRNLEEGNELIQSLQAEDKLYFHKIDLNTTNELENFVIQTKKRFERIDALVLYAGITPVASIIETKEDVYDSVFNVNLKSPYFLIKHVLKSMMEFKTGSIIFFGSAHMDYGMKDRTAYALTKSTLYTFSSHLAHHYAEYGIRSNYVVMGWTTTEGELELRDEEGISEEELKRQAAHDIPMGRMLTPTDPVPAVMHLISDESAMTTGSLIRITGGQYI, from the coding sequence ATGAAGACAGTAATGATATTAGGGGGTACCAAAGGCGTTGGTAAGGAGATACTTAAATCTTGTTTAAAAAAAGGTTACAATGTTTCTTTTTGTGGTCGAAACCTTGAGGAAGGCAATGAACTCATCCAATCTTTGCAAGCGGAAGATAAACTCTATTTTCATAAGATTGATTTAAATACCACCAATGAGCTTGAAAATTTTGTTATTCAAACTAAAAAAAGATTTGAAAGGATAGACGCTCTAGTTTTGTATGCTGGAATAACTCCTGTAGCTTCTATAATTGAAACCAAGGAAGATGTTTATGATAGTGTTTTCAATGTTAATCTAAAATCACCTTATTTTTTAATCAAACATGTTTTAAAATCTATGATGGAATTCAAAACAGGTTCTATTATATTTTTTGGTTCTGCTCACATGGATTATGGTATGAAAGACAGAACGGCATATGCGCTTACTAAAAGTACGCTTTACACTTTCTCTAGTCATCTTGCTCATCATTATGCTGAATATGGCATTCGATCGAATTACGTGGTAATGGGGTGGACAACTACAGAAGGAGAATTAGAATTAAGAGATGAAGAAGGCATAAGTGAAGAAGAATTAAAACGTCAAGCTGCTCATGATATTCCAATGGGACGTATGCTAACCCCTACTGACCCTGTACCAGCTGTAATGCATTTAATCTCTGACGAATCTGCAATGACAACTGGCTCTTTAATTAGAATTACTGGTGGTCAATATATATAA
- a CDS encoding glycosyltransferase, whose protein sequence is MSYYSHTHFSLVLVIPCYNEFGRLQTEVFHSFLQKKNNVAIVFSNDGSRDNTLEILHKIKAGAPNQVFINNLKTNSGKAAAVRSGFLFSEKHLRFSKIAYLDADLSTTLDECLKLSKLIDNKVLFVFGSRISKIDNIINRKLLRFFIGRLIATLISMQLKLSIYDSQCGCKVFRADLARQLFKERFLSKWLFDVELFHRLIQLIGKNSIKHTVKEIPLESWIDTSNSKVKISYFFTLWYDLILISKKYKTQTKTSWKAVLQSIL, encoded by the coding sequence ATGAGTTATTATAGTCATACACATTTTTCCCTGGTACTAGTTATTCCTTGTTATAATGAATTTGGAAGACTACAAACAGAGGTATTCCATTCTTTCTTACAGAAGAAGAATAATGTTGCTATTGTTTTTTCTAATGATGGTTCACGCGATAATACACTTGAAATACTTCACAAAATAAAAGCAGGAGCTCCTAACCAAGTTTTTATTAATAACTTAAAAACAAATAGCGGGAAGGCCGCAGCAGTTCGTTCGGGGTTTTTATTTTCGGAAAAACATTTAAGATTTAGTAAAATCGCTTATTTGGATGCGGATTTGTCAACAACTTTAGATGAATGTTTAAAATTAAGTAAACTTATTGACAACAAGGTTTTATTTGTTTTTGGGTCAAGAATATCTAAAATAGATAATATTATTAATAGAAAACTGCTCAGGTTTTTTATTGGACGGCTTATTGCTACGCTAATTTCTATGCAATTAAAACTTTCTATTTACGACTCACAGTGCGGTTGTAAAGTATTTAGAGCAGATTTAGCCAGGCAATTGTTTAAAGAAAGGTTTCTTTCAAAATGGCTATTTGATGTTGAGTTATTTCATCGTTTAATTCAACTTATAGGCAAAAATAGTATCAAACATACTGTAAAAGAAATCCCTTTAGAATCTTGGATAGACACTAGCAATTCTAAAGTCAAGATATCTTATTTTTTTACACTTTGGTACGACCTTATATTAATCTCAAAAAAGTATAAAACACAAACAAAAACTTCATGGAAGGCAGTTCTTCAAAGCATACTTTAA
- a CDS encoding sensor histidine kinase, which yields MNQKKKIKLLKKTSRSFLTYGLLAMVLSVIVLYFVTKYIIEDETEEALNSQAFRIEKLIEKEGVLINVHPIINTQEVKYVGTQRIKDTILYDPAEEELEPYMELITYKKINERTYKISVRTKVMELYDILQAIILSYVVILITVFLAQYYLSRKNTALVWKPFFDNLKKIKTFSIQSNKALNLEETDIEEFSELNTEIKTLTNKVISDYQNLKQFTEDVSHEIQTPLANIQAKIGNLFDENQINEKQYNLLIEISNNARRLATLNKKLILLAKIENQQFKTSNRINFTNILKNSIESFEGLNKVPILTTEMESIEINGDSYLARIIADNLLSNAIKYTSSEGEIIVKVVANEFIVSNSGEAAIKNPEKLYDRFYKENTTKKSLGLGLAIVKKICDNYDYTISYTFSDNLHVFKLTFN from the coding sequence ATGAACCAGAAAAAGAAAATAAAATTACTAAAAAAAACATCCCGAAGTTTTTTGACTTATGGTTTGCTTGCCATGGTCTTGAGCGTTATTGTTTTATATTTTGTTACCAAGTATATTATAGAAGACGAAACCGAAGAAGCTCTAAATTCACAGGCATTTAGAATTGAAAAATTAATTGAAAAAGAAGGGGTTCTTATTAATGTGCATCCAATAATAAACACCCAAGAAGTTAAATATGTAGGGACGCAGAGAATAAAAGACACTATTTTATATGATCCTGCTGAAGAAGAGTTAGAACCTTATATGGAACTAATCACATATAAAAAAATAAATGAAAGGACATATAAAATTTCCGTTAGAACCAAGGTTATGGAGCTATACGATATTTTACAAGCTATTATTTTGTCTTATGTCGTAATTCTTATAACAGTGTTTCTGGCACAATATTATTTAAGTAGAAAAAACACCGCATTAGTTTGGAAGCCTTTTTTTGATAACCTTAAAAAAATAAAGACGTTTTCTATACAATCCAACAAAGCTCTCAATCTGGAAGAAACAGATATAGAAGAATTTTCCGAATTAAATACAGAAATAAAAACCTTAACAAATAAGGTTATTTCAGACTATCAAAATTTAAAACAATTTACAGAAGATGTCTCTCACGAAATCCAAACGCCTTTGGCTAACATTCAAGCTAAGATTGGTAATCTATTTGATGAGAATCAAATTAATGAAAAACAGTACAACCTTTTAATAGAAATATCTAATAATGCCCGCAGGCTAGCAACACTCAATAAAAAATTAATTCTATTAGCTAAAATTGAAAATCAACAATTTAAAACCTCTAATCGGATTAATTTCACCAATATTCTAAAAAATTCTATAGAATCTTTTGAGGGATTAAATAAGGTTCCCATTCTAACAACAGAAATGGAATCTATTGAAATTAATGGTGATTCATATTTAGCAAGAATAATTGCTGATAATTTATTATCAAATGCTATAAAATACACATCTTCTGAAGGAGAGATTATTGTAAAAGTCGTTGCTAATGAATTTATAGTGTCAAACTCTGGAGAAGCGGCTATTAAAAACCCTGAAAAATTATACGATCGATTTTATAAAGAGAACACAACCAAGAAATCTCTTGGTCTTGGGTTAGCTATTGTTAAGAAAATTTGTGATAATTATGATTATACCATTAGCTATACGTTTAGTGATAATCTGCATGTTTTTAAATTAACTTTTAACTAA